The sequence below is a genomic window from Microbacterium abyssi.
ACCGGAGCGGTCGGCTCGCCGATCAACCCCGTCGCCATCCTCTGACAACCGCACGAACACCACCGCACAGAACAGGGAGGTTCTGAAATGACCGCAGTGCACAAGGTCGCCATCGCCGGAAGCGGCGTCGTCGGGCTCGCCGCCGCCATCCAGCTCGCGGACGCCGGCGTCGCCGTCGACGTCTTCGAGGCCAAGCCGGAGTTCAACACACAGGGCTCGGGCATCTCGCTGCAGGGCAACGCGCTGCGCGCGTTCGGCCAGCTCGGCATCTGGGACGACATCCGCGCCGCCGGCTACCCCTTCGAGGGCCTCAAGCTGCGCGCACCCGGGCCGGACGCTCCGGTCGTCGCCGCGCTTCCGGACGTGAAGATGGGCGGTCCTGACTATCCCGCTGCGATGGGCATGCCGCGCCCCGCACTCGCGCGGATCATGTTCGACCACGCGCAGCGAGCCGGCGCGAACATCCGTTTCGGAGCGAGGGTCTCCGGCATCGACGTGCGCGAAAACGGTGACGTCGAGGTGTTCGTCAACGATGAGTCCGCCGGCGTGTACGACCTGCTGATCGGCGCTGATGGTCTCCATTCAGCAGTGCGCGACCTCATCGGCATCGAGACCAGACCCGAGGCGAACGGGATGGGCATCTGGCGCACCTTCGTGTCGCGGCCGGCAGAGGTGGAGAGCAGCGAGCTCTACTACGGCGGACCGGTGTACATCGCCGGCTACACGCCGACCGGAGACGACACCATGTACGCCTTCCTCGTGGAGAAGGCGCAGGACCGCTTCGACGTGTCGCCGGAGGATGCAACGCGCATCATGCTCGAGGAATCACGCGCCTACGGCGGCCCCTGGAACTCGATCCGCGCCGACCTCGAACAGGGCGCCACGGCGAACTACACCTGGTTCACGAAGCACATCGTGGAGGAGCCGTGGAACCGCGGTCCGGTCGTCATCATCGGCGACGCGGCGCACTCCTGCCCTCCCACGATCGCGCAGGGGGCCGCGCAGGGTCTCGAGGATGCCGTCGTGCTGACCGAGCTGCTCCTGAACCGGGATCACATCGACCAGGGGATGTGGGACGAGTTCCACGCCCGGCGTCTGCCGCGGGCGAAGACCGTCGTCGACGCCTCGTCGCAGCTCGCACAGTGGCAGATCGACGGCGATCGCGATGCCGACGCCGGCGGATTGATCTTCGGTGTCGCGCAGAAGATGGCGGAGCCGGCATGACGATCGATGTCCACGCACACGTGCTGCTGCCCTCGCTCCAGGCAGGCGTCGAGGCGCGCGCTCCAGAGCTCGTGCAGGAGGCCGCCGCGCTCGAGCTCAGACGCAACGGTGCCGAGAGCCTCGCGGTGTCGGGGCCGATGGTGGGCTCGCGCATCCCCAGGCTCACGCAGGTGACGGAGCGGATCGCCGCGATGGACGCGCAGGGCGTCGACGTGCAGTGGGTCAGCGCATCGCCCAACCACTTCTATCCCTGGGCGCCGGAGGGCCTCGCGGTCTGGGCCGCGAACGAGGCCAACCGGCTCGTGGCAGAGCACGTCGCGCAGGTCCCGGACCGGCTCGTCGGTCTCGGTCTCGTTCCGCTGCAGCATCCCGAGCGCATCGTCGAATGCCTCGATGACGCGGTCCTCGGGCGGGGACTCGCCGGCGTCGAGATCTCGTCGTTCGCGGGGGACGTCGAGCTGTCGGACGAGCGGCTCGAGCCGTTCTGGGCGCGCGCCGCCGAACTCGGCTGCGTCGTCTTCCTGCACCCGTTCGGCTGCAGCCTCGACGAGCGGCTCGACCGCTTCTACCTCTCGAACACCGTCGGTCAGCCGACAGAGAATGCCGTGGCGCTGTCGCACCTCATCTTCGCGGGAGTGCTGGACCGGCATCCGAGTCTCAAGCTGGTCGTGGCGCACGGCGGCGGATACCTGCCGTTCGCGATCGGGCGCTCCGACCGCGCGTGGCAGGTGCGCCCGGAGGCACGGCGCTGCGCGCACGCGCCGTCGTCGTACCTGTCGAAGATCTGGTTCGACACCGTCGTGCACGATCCGTCTGCGCTGCAGCATCTGATCGCCGCCGCCGGTGCCTCGCAGGTCGTGCTCGGCAGCGATTACCCCTTCGACATGGGACTCGATGAACCGGTCGATTTCGTCCGCGGCGCCGGCCTCTCCGCGGACATCACCGACGGCATCCTCGCCGGCAACGCCGCGGCGCTGCTCGCGACGAAGGTGCCGGCGTGAGGATCGCGCGCTGGCTCACCGACGCAGGTCACGCGGAAGGTTTCGTCGACGGCGACGTCGTCATCCCCTTCCCCGATGCGCTGCGCGTCGCCGACGTGCTCGAGCAGGGGCTGGATGCCGCGCACGCGCTGTTCGTCCGACGTGATCAGGCGGCTGCCCAGCCGTTGGCCGGCGTGACGCTTCTCGCGCCGCTCGTTCCGGCCGCGATCCGCGATTTCGTCGCCTTCGAGGAGCACGTCGAGGGCGTGAGCGCCTCCGTCGACGGCAAGAGCGAGGTCGTGCCGGAATGGTACGAGGCACCGACGTTCTACTTCACGAACCCGCACACCGTGCGCGGACCGGGCGAGGTCGTTCCGGTGCCCGAGACGTCTCGGCTGGACTTCGAACTCGAGATCGCCGCGGTCATCGGCGGTGCCGGCGGGGAGAACCTCGACGTGGATGCCGCGGCCTCCGCGATCTTCGGCTACACGATCATGAACGACTGGTCCGCACGCGACCTGCAGTCGCGTGAGATGAAGGTGCGCCTGGGACCGGCGAAGGGCAAGGACTTCGCCACGACGCTCGGCCCCTGGATCGTCACCGCCGACGAACTCGCGCCGTACCTCGACGCCGAGGGGTTCCTCGCCGTGCGCGCCGAAGTGCACGTCAACGGGGAGCTGATCGGCGAGGACCTCGTCTCGAACATGGGCTGGCCGTTCGCCGAACTCGTCGCATACGCCTCACGCAACTCCAGGGTCGTCCCCGGAGACGTGCTCGGCAGCGGCACGGTGGGCAACGGCGGATGCCTCGGCGAGCTGTGGGGCAGACACGGTGAGCTGAGCCCGCCGCCGCTGAAGACCGATGACGAGGTGCGCATGGTCGTCGAGGGCATCGGCGAGCTACGGGGCGTCGTGGGCGAGATCGTGGCGGCTCCCGTCGTGCCGGCGGCGCGGACGCGCAACCGGGCGCGGTATCGCACCTGACTTATGTTGAAAACAAACTAAAGGTCGGGTAGGATGGACGTGGCGTCGGGGTTCTGCGGAACCCGATCTCTGCGCGAAGATGCCGCAGAGGCACACAAGGTCGCGTCGACTGCCCGATCTCTCGGGCGACTCGCCATGCCACTGACTCCCCTGCGGCTTCGTCTGCTGGTCGCATCCCTCCTCACCGTCTCCTTCTTGGGGGCGCTCGACCACACCGTCGTCTCGACGTCTCTCGCCACCGTTGCGGGTGAACTCGGCGCGCTCGAGCACATGAGCTGGGTCGTGGTCGGGTACACCCTGGCCAGCACCGTCCTGCTGCCCGTGCTCGGCAAGCTCGGTGACGTCGTCGGTCCCCGCAGCATCTTCCTGGTGTCGCTCGTCGCGTTCCTCGCAGCATCCCTCGCGTGCGGTTTCGCCCCGAGCATGGTCTGGTTGATCGTCGGGCGCGTGCTGCAGGGGATGAGCTCGGCAGGGCTGCAGCTGATGTCCCAGACGATCATGGCGCAGGTCACGACGCCGAGACA
It includes:
- a CDS encoding FAD-dependent monooxygenase; protein product: MTAVHKVAIAGSGVVGLAAAIQLADAGVAVDVFEAKPEFNTQGSGISLQGNALRAFGQLGIWDDIRAAGYPFEGLKLRAPGPDAPVVAALPDVKMGGPDYPAAMGMPRPALARIMFDHAQRAGANIRFGARVSGIDVRENGDVEVFVNDESAGVYDLLIGADGLHSAVRDLIGIETRPEANGMGIWRTFVSRPAEVESSELYYGGPVYIAGYTPTGDDTMYAFLVEKAQDRFDVSPEDATRIMLEESRAYGGPWNSIRADLEQGATANYTWFTKHIVEEPWNRGPVVIIGDAAHSCPPTIAQGAAQGLEDAVVLTELLLNRDHIDQGMWDEFHARRLPRAKTVVDASSQLAQWQIDGDRDADAGGLIFGVAQKMAEPA
- a CDS encoding amidohydrolase family protein; the encoded protein is MTIDVHAHVLLPSLQAGVEARAPELVQEAAALELRRNGAESLAVSGPMVGSRIPRLTQVTERIAAMDAQGVDVQWVSASPNHFYPWAPEGLAVWAANEANRLVAEHVAQVPDRLVGLGLVPLQHPERIVECLDDAVLGRGLAGVEISSFAGDVELSDERLEPFWARAAELGCVVFLHPFGCSLDERLDRFYLSNTVGQPTENAVALSHLIFAGVLDRHPSLKLVVAHGGGYLPFAIGRSDRAWQVRPEARRCAHAPSSYLSKIWFDTVVHDPSALQHLIAAAGASQVVLGSDYPFDMGLDEPVDFVRGAGLSADITDGILAGNAAALLATKVPA
- a CDS encoding fumarylacetoacetate hydrolase family protein; translated protein: MRIARWLTDAGHAEGFVDGDVVIPFPDALRVADVLEQGLDAAHALFVRRDQAAAQPLAGVTLLAPLVPAAIRDFVAFEEHVEGVSASVDGKSEVVPEWYEAPTFYFTNPHTVRGPGEVVPVPETSRLDFELEIAAVIGGAGGENLDVDAAASAIFGYTIMNDWSARDLQSREMKVRLGPAKGKDFATTLGPWIVTADELAPYLDAEGFLAVRAEVHVNGELIGEDLVSNMGWPFAELVAYASRNSRVVPGDVLGSGTVGNGGCLGELWGRHGELSPPPLKTDDEVRMVVEGIGELRGVVGEIVAAPVVPAARTRNRARYRT